A genomic region of Vitis vinifera cultivar Pinot Noir 40024 chromosome 7, ASM3070453v1 contains the following coding sequences:
- the LOC100242284 gene encoding LRR receptor-like serine/threonine-protein kinase HSL2 — MNPSVSSTPSPLKPMLILLLTPRALWNMTLRLLLVFFFFSGFVSLVISLNRDADILIQIKNSGLDDPEGRLGDWVPTSDDPCKWTGIACDYKTHAVVSIDLSGFGVSGGFPSGFCRIQTLQNLSLADNYLNGSLSSELVSPCFHLHSLNLSSNELTGELPEFLPEFGSLLILDLSFNNFSGEIPASFGRFPALKVLRLCQNFLDGSIPSFLTNLTELTRLEIAYNPFKPSRLPSNIGNLTKLENLWFPCSSLIGDIPESVGSLVSATNFDLANNGLSGKIPDSIGRLKNVKRLQLYLNNLSGELPESISNMTALVQLDVSQNNLSGKLPEKIAGMPLKSLNLNDNFFDGEIPESLASNPNLHKLKIFNNRFSGSLPENLGRSSALIDIDISGNNFTGDLPLFFCYRKRLRRLILFNNQFSGNLPETYSDCNSLSYVRIFNTELSGEVANRFWGLPELHLLQLENNRFQGSIPPSISGAQKLRKFLISGNKFSGKLPAEICGLKRLVSIDGSRNQFSGDVPVCITDLTKLQKLELQQNMFSGEIPSRVSSWTDLTEINLSGNRFRGKIPAELGNLPVLTYLDLAGNLLTGEIPAELTKLKLNIFNVSNNQLWGEVPDGFSHKYYLQSLMGNPNLCSPNLKPLPPCSRSKPATLYLIGVLAIFTLILLGSLFWFLKTRSKIFGGKRKGQWKTTIFQSILFSEEEICASLKDENLIGTGGSGRVYKVKLKTGRTVAVKKLCGGRREPETEAIFQSEVETLGGIRHCNIVKLLFSCSDEDFRVLVYEYMENGSLGEALQGDKGEGLLDWHRRFKIAVGAAQGLAYLHHDCVPAIVHRDVKSYNILLDEEFSPRIADFGLAKTLKREVGEGDGFMSRVAGTYGYIAPEYAYTLKVTEKSDVYSFGVVLMELVTGKRPNDPSFGENRDIVKWVTEAALSAPEGSDGNSGSGCMDLDQLVDPKLNPSTGDYEEIEKVLDVALLCTAAFPVKRPSMRRVVELLKGHTLACTE, encoded by the exons ATGAACCCATCCGTTTCCTCAACCCCAAGCCCTCTAAAGCCAATGCTTATTCTTCTTCTCACTCCCAGAGCTCTCTGGAACATGACTCTGCGCCTGCTGctagtcttcttcttcttttcggGTTTTGTTTCTCTGGTGATTTCTCTGAACAGGGACGCCGATATTCTGATTCAGATCAAGAATAGCGGGCTTGATGACCCGGAGGGTAGACTGGGAGACTGGGTTCCCACCAGTGATGATCCCTGCAAATGGACTGGTATTGCTTGTGATTACAAAACACATGCCGTCGTTTCCATCGATTTGTCTGGGTTTGGTGTTTCTGGTGGCTTTCCTTCAGGGTTCTGCAGGATTCAGACACTTCAGAACCTCTCTCTTGCTGATAATTATCTTAATGGTAGTCTCTCTTCAGAGTTAGTTTCCCCCTGCTTTCATCTCCACTCTCTGAATCTCTCTTCAAATGAGTTGACTGGAGAATTGCCGGAGTTCTTGCCGGAGTTTGGTAGCTTGCTGATTTTGGATCTCTCATTCAACAACTTCAGCGGCGAGATTCCGGCCAGTTTCGGCCGCTTTCCGGCGCTCAAAGTCCTGAGATTGTGTCAAAACTTCCTCGACGGTTCGATTCCGTCATTCTTAACGAACCTCACTGAGTTAACTCGGCTCGAAATAGCTTATAATCCGTTCAAGCCCAGTCGCCTGCCTTCGAATATTGGTAACCTAACTAAGCTCGAAAATCTTTGGTTTCCTTGCTCGAGCCTCATCGGAGATATACCTGAATCAGTCGGCAGTCTCGTGTCGGCCACGAATTTCGATCTCGCCAACAACGGTCTCTCCGGTAAGATCCCTGACAGTATAGGCAGATTGAAAAACGTAAAACGATTACAGCTCTACCTCAACAATCTCTCCGGCGAACTGCCGGAAAGTATATCAAATATGACAGCTTTAGTTCAATTGGACGTGTCCCAGAACAATCTCTCAGGAAAATTGCCGGAAAAGATTGCTGGAATGCCTCTCAAGTCGCTTAATCTTAACGACAATTTCTTCGATGGGGAAATTCCAGAAAGTCTCGCATCAAATCCAAATCTACATAAGCTGAAGATTTTCAATAACAGATTTTCAGGCTCTTTGCCGGAAAATCTTGGTCGGAGTTCTGCTCTGATTGATATTGATATCTCCGGTAACAATTTCACAGGTGACTTGCCTCTGTTTTTTTGTTACAGGAAGAGGCTTCGACGTCTCATCTTATTCAACAACCAATTCTCAGGAAATCTGCCGGAGACGTACAGTGACTGCAATTCTCTATCTTATGTACGTATCTTCAACACTGAACTTTCTGGGGAAGTGGCTAATAGGTTTTGGGGTTTGCCTGAGCTACATCTTCTTCAACTAGAAAACAATAGATTCCAAGGTTCCATTCCCCCTTCCATATCCGGGGCTCAGAAGCTGAGAAAGTTTCTTATCTCTGGTAATAAATTTTCGGGTAAGTTGCCTGCTGAAATATGCGGCTTGAAAAGGCTGGTGTCTATCGATGGAAGCAGGAATCAATTTTCCGGCGATGTCCCTGTATGTATAACCGACTTGACGAAGTTACAGAAACTGGAGCTTCAACAGAATATGTTCTCTGGTGAGATTCCAAGCAGAGTAAGCTCGTGGACCGATCTGACGGAAATTAACCTTTCAGGTAATAGATTCAGAGGCAAAATTCCCGCGGAGCTCGGAAATTTACCAGTTCTAACATATCTAGACCTCGCCGGAAACTTACTCACCGGAGAGATTCCGGCTGAGTTAACGAAGTTGAAGCTCAACATTTTTAACGTTTCCAATAACCAACTGTGGGGTGAAGTTCCTGACGGGTTCAGCCACAAGTATTATCTCCAGAGTTTGATGGGTAACCCGAATCTCTGCAGTCCGAACCTGAAACCGCTCCCTCCATGCTCGCGATCCAAACCCGCCACCTTGTATTTGATTGGTGTTTTAgctatttttacattaataCTACTCGGATCACTCTTCTGGTTCTTGAAGACCAGATCAAAAATATTTGGCGGCAAACGCAAAGGCCAATGGAAAACTACCATATTCCAATCCATCCTGTTCAGTGAAGAAGAAATTTGTGCGTCATTAAAGGACGAAAACCTCATCGGTACCGGTGGGTCGGGTCGGGTCTACAAAGTGAAGCTGAAAACTGGTCGGACCGTAGCGGTTAAGAAACTTTGTGGAGGAAGGCGAGAACCGGAAACGGAGGCGATTTTCCAATCTGAGGTGGAGACATTGGGAGGAATCCGGCATTGCAATATCGTAAAACTGTTGTTTAGCTGCAGCGACGAGGATTTCAGAGTTTTGGTATACGAGTACATGGAGAATGGGAGCCTGGGTGAGGCGTTGCAAGGGGATAAGGGTGAAGGTTTGTTGGATTGGCACCGGCGGTTCAAGATAGCAGTTGGTGCAGCTCAGGGACTAGCGTATTTGCACCACGACTGCGTGCCTGCCATTGTCCATCGGGATGTGAAGTCTTACAATATACTCTTGGACGAGGAGTTCAGTCCACGGATAGCTGATTTTGGGCTGGCCAAGACGCTGAAGCGAGAGGTGGGCGAGGGTGACGGGTTCATGTCTCGTGTCGCTGGCACCTATGGCTACATTGCACCAG AATACGCTTACACGCTGAAGGTGACTGAGAAGAGCGATGTGTATAGTTTTGGTGTAGTGTTAATGGAGCTAGTAACTGGGAAAAGGCCCAATGACCCCTCCTTTGGTGAAAACAGGGACATAGTGAAGTGGGTAACAGAGGCTGCATTATCGGCTCCAGAAGGAAGTGATGGGAATAGCGGCAGCGGCTGTATGGATCTGGATCAGCTTGTAGACCCAAAGCTGAACCCATCTACAGGTGATTATGAAGAGATTGAGAAAGTTTTGGATGTGGCTCTTCTATGCACTGCAGCGTTTCCTGTGAAAAGGCCCTCCATGAGAAGAGTAGTTGAATTGCTGAAGGGCCACACATTGGCTTGCACAGAATGA